In Corynebacterium afermentans subsp. afermentans, a genomic segment contains:
- a CDS encoding AMP-binding protein — MRPTHRPLFLLKSFARFVPAVTRAGIVSAEGGPRAALALTPNLARYWFTTAREVEQGAAAAPDRIALIDDTGVTTYRQLRDDSRTLAKWLLDVQEKRGLDELRIGVMARNGRGIILPLAAKGYVGAHIFLLNIGSSPEQLAGIFAENDINVLFIDDEFADRLPADTANTANTAGITIVRAHEDGGAGLSIGQVVRMDVDRQLPRWPQHGNLVLMSSGTTGIPKGIVRPEPRMPFVVAGYLEAIPWRAGDTVQLTASIFHTWGWSALQVALATRSTIVTRRIFDPEACFRDIQKYRCDGLISSPIFFKQMLDLEESYDTSTLRYLASAGNAVTPSLLRRTTERFGPILANIYGSTELALAAAASPEQMQADPTTVGKIPPGTVLKLYDDHGNEVQTGETGRIFLHNETALRGYTNPATEMVEIDGLVEMGDLGYLDDRGYLHVQSRNDDMIIVGGENVHPQSVVEVLEDMPGVGEVYAHGVDDDDMFKRIAVWVVKSADLTADAVRDWVRAHLADHSIPRDVYFVDELPRNAVGKVVPRFLPGLGQKN; from the coding sequence ATGCGACCCACTCACCGTCCGCTGTTCTTACTCAAGTCTTTCGCCCGCTTCGTGCCCGCCGTTACACGCGCCGGCATCGTCAGCGCCGAAGGCGGCCCCCGCGCGGCCCTCGCACTCACCCCCAACCTCGCGCGCTACTGGTTCACCACCGCCCGCGAAGTCGAACAGGGCGCCGCCGCCGCACCGGACCGCATCGCGCTTATCGACGACACGGGCGTGACCACCTACCGCCAACTCCGCGACGACTCACGCACCCTAGCCAAGTGGCTCCTCGACGTGCAGGAAAAACGCGGCCTGGACGAGCTGCGCATAGGCGTCATGGCCCGAAACGGCCGCGGCATCATCCTCCCGCTAGCCGCCAAAGGCTACGTCGGGGCACACATCTTCCTGCTCAACATCGGCTCCTCGCCGGAGCAGCTCGCGGGCATCTTCGCCGAAAATGACATCAACGTGCTGTTCATCGACGACGAGTTCGCCGACCGCCTCCCCGCCGACACTGCCAACACTGCCAACACCGCCGGCATCACCATCGTGCGCGCGCACGAGGACGGCGGCGCCGGGCTCTCTATTGGGCAGGTGGTCCGGATGGACGTCGATAGGCAACTGCCCCGCTGGCCGCAACACGGCAACCTTGTCCTGATGAGCTCCGGCACCACCGGCATCCCCAAAGGCATCGTGCGGCCCGAACCGCGCATGCCGTTCGTGGTCGCCGGCTACCTCGAAGCCATCCCGTGGCGCGCCGGCGACACCGTGCAACTAACCGCGTCGATCTTCCACACCTGGGGCTGGTCCGCCCTCCAGGTGGCGCTGGCGACGCGCTCCACCATCGTCACCCGCCGCATCTTCGATCCGGAGGCCTGCTTCCGCGACATCCAGAAATACCGCTGCGACGGGCTGATTTCCTCACCCATCTTCTTCAAACAGATGCTGGACCTGGAGGAAAGCTACGACACGTCCACGCTGCGCTACCTCGCCTCCGCCGGCAACGCCGTCACCCCGTCGCTGCTGCGCCGCACCACCGAGCGCTTCGGCCCGATTCTGGCCAACATCTACGGCTCCACCGAACTCGCACTCGCCGCGGCCGCCTCGCCCGAACAGATGCAGGCCGACCCCACCACTGTGGGCAAAATCCCGCCCGGCACGGTGCTCAAGCTTTACGACGACCACGGCAACGAAGTCCAAACCGGCGAAACCGGCCGCATCTTCCTGCACAACGAAACCGCGCTGCGCGGCTACACCAACCCGGCGACCGAGATGGTGGAGATCGACGGCCTGGTGGAAATGGGCGACCTCGGCTACCTCGACGACCGAGGGTACCTGCACGTGCAGTCACGCAACGACGACATGATCATCGTCGGCGGCGAAAACGTCCACCCGCAATCCGTGGTGGAAGTGCTCGAGGACATGCCGGGAGTCGGCGAGGTGTACGCGCACGGCGTCGACGACGACGATATGTTCAAACGCATCGCCGTGTGGGTGGTAAAAAGCGCCGACCTCACCGCCGATGCGGTGCGCGACTGGGTGCGCGCCCACCTGGCCGACCACTCCATCCCCCGGGACGTGTACTTCGTGGACGAGCTGCCGCGCAACGCTGTTGGCAAGGTCGTGCCGCGGTTTCTTCCCGGTTTAGGGCAAAAAAATTGA
- a CDS encoding adenylate/guanylate cyclase domain-containing protein, producing the protein MERFWRDLRWLWGTSWPLYAATVLGTNVIAAIGSMLFVRYLIPMPEVRELGLGGQLGAIGVIYAAVAVVLGVVVTLYLFRPVLEWQRHPDGHDPNMVRHLVMRLPVLQTIIVVGVWGIGIAIVTAGAWRVDARLATVVLATASLTAFVTAVLTYLQAERLVRPIAASALARRFEDSTLQPPIKWQLYLTWFTTSAVPMVGVLLLTVAQRHGYFTGNVGELTSAIVALITAGMATGFVGTTLVIMSVVDPIKELQAAINRVRRGEQNTQVDIYDGSEIGVLQAGFNEMMKGLRDRQRVRDIFGQYVGAEVAQKALEEIPELGGEERKVAVLFIDVVGSTTYAVDHTPEEVVAALNDFFDVVVEVVHRNKGVINKFQGDAALAVFGAPVSLHDAASHALQAARELQRDLAGQELRAGIGVASGHVVAGHIGGSDRFEYTVIGDAVNAAARLTDMAKDTPGLVLTNAATLRAANEVEQQRWTLMKSVELRGRGKMTQLARPVRSTLADRS; encoded by the coding sequence ATGGAACGATTCTGGCGCGATCTGCGGTGGCTCTGGGGCACGTCATGGCCCCTGTACGCCGCGACCGTGCTGGGAACCAACGTCATCGCCGCCATCGGCTCGATGCTGTTCGTGCGCTACCTCATCCCCATGCCGGAAGTGCGTGAACTCGGCCTTGGCGGGCAACTCGGCGCCATCGGCGTGATCTACGCGGCGGTCGCCGTCGTGCTGGGCGTGGTGGTCACGCTGTACCTGTTCCGGCCCGTGCTGGAATGGCAGCGCCACCCCGACGGGCATGACCCGAACATGGTGCGCCACCTGGTCATGCGGCTGCCGGTGCTGCAAACCATCATTGTGGTGGGCGTGTGGGGTATCGGCATCGCGATTGTCACCGCGGGGGCCTGGCGTGTCGACGCCCGCCTGGCCACCGTCGTCCTCGCCACCGCCTCGCTGACCGCTTTTGTCACCGCGGTGCTGACCTACCTGCAGGCCGAGCGCCTCGTGCGCCCCATCGCCGCCTCCGCGCTGGCGCGCCGCTTCGAGGACTCCACGCTGCAGCCGCCGATCAAGTGGCAGCTGTACCTGACGTGGTTCACCACCTCCGCCGTGCCGATGGTGGGCGTTTTGTTGCTGACGGTGGCGCAGCGCCACGGCTACTTCACCGGCAACGTGGGCGAGCTCACCTCCGCTATCGTCGCGCTGATCACCGCCGGCATGGCCACCGGGTTTGTGGGCACCACGCTGGTGATCATGAGCGTGGTCGACCCGATCAAGGAGCTGCAAGCCGCGATCAACCGTGTGCGCCGAGGCGAGCAAAACACGCAGGTGGACATCTACGACGGTTCCGAGATCGGCGTGCTGCAGGCAGGGTTCAACGAGATGATGAAGGGGCTGCGCGACCGCCAGCGCGTCCGCGACATCTTCGGCCAGTACGTCGGCGCGGAGGTGGCGCAGAAGGCGCTGGAGGAGATCCCGGAGCTCGGCGGCGAGGAGCGCAAGGTGGCGGTGCTGTTCATCGACGTCGTCGGGTCCACCACCTACGCCGTGGACCACACCCCGGAGGAGGTCGTCGCGGCGTTGAACGACTTCTTCGACGTCGTCGTCGAGGTGGTGCACCGCAACAAGGGCGTGATTAACAAGTTCCAGGGCGATGCGGCCTTGGCGGTGTTCGGGGCGCCCGTTTCGCTTCACGACGCCGCATCGCACGCCCTCCAAGCCGCCCGCGAACTCCAACGGGACCTGGCCGGCCAGGAGCTGCGCGCCGGCATCGGTGTGGCGTCCGGGCACGTGGTGGCGGGCCACATCGGCGGCTCGGACCGCTTCGAGTACACCGTGATCGGCGACGCCGTCAACGCCGCGGCGCGCCTGACCGACATGGCGAAAGACACCCCGGGCCTGGTGCTGACCAACGCCGCGACCCTGCGCGCAGCGAACGAGGTGGAGCAGCAGCGCTGGACGCTGATGAAGTCCGTGGAGCTGCGCGGCCGCGGCAAGATGACGCAGCTGGCGCGCCCGGTGCGCTCCACATTGGCCGACCGCTCGTAG
- a CDS encoding GDSL-type esterase/lipase family protein has product MSFSRRLAAIFVAAAALVAPLAPAAQAQDRNMVIFGDSVISDPNMGQWAAGKLGLDPRGRSDNGTWCPTSPTNWGKRSAAKLGLAARDYSCTGVVTISKGPGFFQQVDRAIADRGLSPATARVIISAGFNDTYNNNSRPDGDIRRDFTRYMVPQINRIRAAAPNARIQIVGYPKITAGDRVCLFHIAPNVADATRLVEAQRWENLAQWMQVDAARAAGVEFLDLKPSTWHNNMCAPDNKRMWAGLVDFYGGPGNLPIHVNQRGHEHVANVIARS; this is encoded by the coding sequence GTGTCATTTTCCCGCCGCCTTGCCGCCATTTTCGTTGCGGCGGCCGCGCTTGTCGCCCCGCTCGCCCCGGCGGCGCAGGCGCAGGACCGCAACATGGTCATCTTCGGCGACTCTGTCATCTCCGACCCGAACATGGGCCAGTGGGCCGCCGGCAAGCTGGGGCTGGACCCGCGCGGGCGCTCGGATAACGGCACCTGGTGCCCGACCTCCCCCACGAACTGGGGCAAACGCTCCGCCGCCAAGCTCGGCCTGGCTGCGCGCGACTACTCCTGCACCGGCGTGGTGACCATCTCCAAGGGACCTGGTTTCTTCCAGCAGGTGGACCGCGCGATCGCGGACCGGGGCCTGTCCCCGGCGACGGCGCGCGTGATCATCTCCGCAGGCTTCAACGACACGTACAACAACAACTCGCGCCCGGACGGCGACATCCGCCGCGACTTCACCCGCTACATGGTCCCGCAGATCAACCGCATCCGCGCCGCCGCGCCGAACGCGCGCATCCAGATCGTGGGCTACCCCAAGATCACCGCCGGCGACCGCGTGTGCCTGTTCCACATCGCCCCGAACGTCGCAGACGCCACCCGGTTGGTGGAGGCGCAGCGCTGGGAGAACCTCGCGCAGTGGATGCAGGTCGACGCCGCCCGCGCCGCTGGCGTGGAGTTTTTGGACCTGAAACCCTCCACCTGGCACAACAACATGTGCGCCCCGGACAACAAGCGCATGTGGGCCGGGCTGGTGGACTTCTACGGCGGCCCGGGCAACCTGCCCATCCACGTCAACCAGCGCGGCCACGAGCACGTGGCAAACGTCATTGCCCGCTCCTAG
- the topA gene encoding type I DNA topoisomerase, with amino-acid sequence MAEGGKTLVIVESATKAKKIQKYLGDDFIVEASVGHIRDLPGRAADIPAKYKKEAWAKLGVNPEDGFTPIYVVSADKKKKVTDLKSKLKQADKLLLATDPDREGEAIAWHLLETLKPKVPVERMVFNEITESAIREAAENTRELDMALVDAQETRRILDRLYGYEVSPVLWKKVMPRLSAGRVQSVATRVIVERERERMAFIPAEYWDLVASLVPQDASKQTPTEFDAKLVALDGKRIAQGRDFDDRGRLKGEAVIVDKQKAHSLADALGTAPMHVTAVEEKPYSRKPYAPFMTSTLQQEAGRKLHFTSARTMRIAQRLYENGHITYMRTDSTSLSKQGLDAARSAARELYGADYVTDAPRTYDRKVKNSQEAHEAIRPAGERFATPGQLAGSLDAEEFKLYELIWARTVASQMQDARGTSMKVTVAGDASGEACEFAATGRTVTFPGWLRAYSDRQANETRLPQLAKGDELATQKVTADGHSTNPPARYTEASLVKKMEELGIGRPSTYASIIKTIQDRGYVFVRGNALVPSWVAFSVVGLLENNFDALVDYDFTSSMEDELDEIAHGNQDRTKWLSGFYFGDADARESMAQALARRGGLKHMIENNLEAIDARAANSLKLFDDASGRPVVVRVGRYGPYIERVIGEKDGEPEYQRANLPESATPDEITLEMAEKLFATPQSGRELGVNPANGRTVVAKEGRFGPYVTELVRDDERATAEARAEEVIAAERAEEDAQRAEEGKRAKNWETKTAAAQKEKRMAQLVDEQLKPATASLFSTMEPSSVTFDEAMQLLSLPREVGEDPSDGEMITAQNGRYGPYLKKGSDSRSLASEDQIFSITLDEARRIYAEPKRRGRAAAKPPLKMLGDNDVSGKPMTVKDGRFGPYVTDGETNASLQRGDTPETMTDQRANELLSARRAREAEGGGKKATKKKTTKKKAAKKAAKPKQTTKRVVKARKR; translated from the coding sequence GTGGCTGAAGGCGGCAAGACTCTGGTGATCGTGGAGTCCGCGACGAAGGCGAAGAAGATCCAGAAGTACCTGGGCGACGACTTTATTGTGGAAGCCTCCGTCGGCCACATCCGTGACCTGCCCGGCCGCGCCGCCGACATCCCCGCCAAGTACAAGAAGGAGGCGTGGGCGAAGCTCGGCGTCAACCCCGAGGACGGCTTCACGCCCATCTACGTCGTCTCCGCGGACAAGAAAAAGAAGGTCACCGACCTCAAATCCAAGCTCAAGCAGGCCGACAAACTCCTGCTCGCGACAGACCCGGACCGCGAAGGCGAAGCCATTGCCTGGCACCTGTTGGAAACCCTCAAGCCCAAGGTGCCGGTGGAGCGCATGGTGTTCAACGAGATCACCGAATCCGCGATCCGCGAAGCCGCCGAAAACACCCGCGAGCTGGACATGGCGCTCGTCGACGCCCAGGAGACCCGCCGCATCCTCGACCGCCTCTACGGCTACGAAGTCTCGCCCGTGTTGTGGAAGAAGGTCATGCCGCGCCTGTCCGCCGGGCGCGTGCAGTCCGTGGCCACCCGCGTCATCGTCGAGCGTGAACGCGAACGCATGGCGTTCATCCCCGCCGAGTACTGGGACTTGGTTGCGTCTCTCGTCCCTCAAGACGCATCCAAGCAGACCCCGACGGAGTTCGACGCCAAGCTCGTCGCCCTCGACGGCAAGCGCATCGCCCAGGGCCGCGACTTCGACGACCGGGGGCGGCTGAAGGGCGAGGCGGTGATCGTCGATAAGCAAAAGGCGCACTCGCTTGCCGACGCGCTGGGCACCGCACCCATGCACGTCACCGCAGTGGAGGAAAAGCCCTACTCGCGCAAACCCTACGCGCCGTTTATGACCTCCACGCTGCAGCAAGAAGCCGGGCGCAAACTGCACTTCACCTCCGCGCGCACCATGCGCATCGCGCAACGGCTGTACGAAAACGGCCACATCACCTACATGCGTACAGACTCGACCTCCCTGTCCAAACAGGGCCTCGACGCCGCCCGTTCCGCCGCCCGCGAACTGTACGGCGCCGATTACGTCACCGATGCGCCGCGCACCTACGACCGAAAAGTGAAAAACTCGCAGGAAGCCCACGAAGCCATCCGCCCCGCCGGCGAACGCTTCGCCACCCCCGGGCAACTGGCGGGGTCCTTGGACGCCGAGGAGTTCAAGCTCTACGAACTCATCTGGGCGCGCACCGTCGCCTCCCAAATGCAAGACGCCCGCGGCACCTCGATGAAGGTCACCGTCGCCGGCGATGCCTCCGGCGAGGCGTGCGAGTTCGCCGCCACCGGCCGCACCGTCACCTTCCCCGGCTGGCTGCGCGCCTACTCCGACCGCCAAGCCAACGAAACCCGCCTGCCGCAGCTGGCCAAGGGCGACGAGTTGGCCACGCAGAAGGTCACCGCGGATGGCCACTCCACCAACCCGCCGGCGCGCTACACCGAAGCCTCGCTGGTGAAAAAGATGGAGGAGCTCGGCATCGGGCGCCCGTCCACCTACGCGTCGATCATCAAAACCATCCAGGACCGCGGCTACGTCTTCGTCCGCGGCAACGCGCTGGTGCCGTCCTGGGTCGCGTTCTCCGTGGTGGGCCTGCTGGAGAACAACTTCGACGCGCTGGTGGACTACGACTTCACCTCGTCCATGGAGGACGAGCTCGACGAAATCGCTCACGGCAACCAGGACCGCACCAAGTGGCTGTCCGGCTTCTATTTCGGCGACGCCGACGCACGCGAATCCATGGCGCAAGCACTCGCGCGCCGCGGCGGGCTGAAGCACATGATCGAGAACAACCTCGAGGCCATCGACGCGCGCGCCGCGAACTCGCTGAAGCTTTTCGACGACGCCTCCGGCCGCCCCGTCGTCGTCCGCGTCGGACGCTACGGGCCCTACATCGAGCGCGTGATCGGCGAAAAGGACGGCGAGCCCGAGTACCAGCGCGCCAACCTGCCCGAGTCCGCCACCCCGGACGAAATCACCCTGGAGATGGCTGAAAAGCTCTTCGCCACCCCGCAGTCCGGCCGCGAACTCGGCGTCAACCCCGCCAACGGCCGCACCGTGGTGGCGAAGGAGGGCCGCTTCGGCCCGTACGTCACGGAGCTCGTGCGTGACGACGAGCGCGCCACCGCCGAAGCCCGCGCCGAGGAAGTCATCGCCGCGGAGCGCGCCGAGGAGGACGCCCAGCGCGCCGAGGAAGGCAAACGCGCGAAGAACTGGGAGACCAAGACGGCGGCTGCTCAGAAGGAGAAGCGCATGGCGCAGCTCGTCGACGAGCAGCTCAAGCCCGCCACCGCGTCACTGTTTTCCACGATGGAGCCGTCGAGCGTCACCTTCGACGAGGCGATGCAGCTGCTGTCGCTGCCGCGCGAGGTCGGCGAGGACCCGTCGGACGGCGAGATGATCACCGCGCAGAACGGCCGCTACGGCCCGTACCTGAAGAAGGGCTCCGATTCGCGCTCGCTGGCCAGCGAAGACCAGATCTTCTCCATCACGCTTGACGAGGCCCGCCGCATCTACGCCGAGCCGAAGCGCCGCGGGCGCGCTGCCGCGAAGCCGCCGCTGAAAATGCTCGGCGACAACGACGTCTCCGGCAAGCCCATGACCGTCAAGGACGGCCGCTTCGGCCCGTATGTCACCGACGGCGAAACGAACGCGTCCCTGCAGCGCGGCGACACCCCGGAAACCATGACGGACCAGCGCGCCAACGAGCTGCTCTCCGCCCGCCGCGCCCGCGAGGCGGAAGGCGGCGGCAAGAAAGCCACCAAGAAGAAGACGACGAAGAAGAAGGCTGCCAAGAAGGCCGCGAAGCCGAAGCAGACCACGAAGCGCGTAGTGAAGGCCCGCAAGCGCTAA
- a CDS encoding DNA polymerase III subunit delta' codes for MTTRSVSERLAGTPAVREAIMSAAKAARLGDGYAMTHAWLFTGPPGAGRSQAALAFAAALMCTDPDEIGCGRCEACRLALAGTHTDLLHVVPQRVNIPVDYVRRTIVPQAARLPTVAAWRVIVIENADRLNTDAADALLKTVEEPPEHTVIIMCAPSADPQDFSQTLRSRCRHLYVPAPTEHEVVRILVEEEGATEHDARLAAAATMRHVGRARLLVRSDQVQKRRSMAINLAELVFHGAQAFQAVGGLVKAAETEAVEAHKAEDEAERAKLENALGMGAKGKGAGRALGGVASSIKALEEEQKKRGTRRKRDMFDLVLVDLAGVYRDAMIIQSGAGLALIHPDYEGLAREIAERTTPEDLVECQEAIAQCRERLAQQVQPAVAFGGMLGRIRLACKVS; via the coding sequence GTGACTACCCGTAGCGTCAGTGAGCGGCTTGCCGGTACGCCGGCGGTGCGCGAGGCAATCATGTCGGCGGCGAAGGCCGCAAGGCTTGGCGACGGCTACGCCATGACCCACGCCTGGCTTTTCACCGGTCCTCCGGGGGCGGGCCGCTCGCAGGCCGCGTTGGCGTTCGCGGCGGCGCTGATGTGCACCGACCCGGACGAGATCGGGTGCGGGCGCTGCGAGGCGTGCCGGTTGGCGTTGGCGGGCACGCACACTGATCTGCTGCACGTGGTGCCGCAGCGGGTGAACATCCCGGTGGATTACGTGCGGCGCACGATCGTGCCGCAAGCAGCCCGCCTGCCGACGGTCGCCGCCTGGCGCGTCATCGTCATCGAAAACGCCGACCGGTTGAACACGGACGCCGCCGACGCGTTGCTGAAGACCGTGGAGGAGCCGCCGGAGCACACCGTGATCATCATGTGCGCCCCGTCGGCGGACCCGCAGGACTTTTCGCAGACGCTGCGTTCGCGCTGCCGCCACCTGTACGTGCCGGCGCCGACGGAGCACGAGGTCGTGCGCATCCTGGTCGAAGAGGAGGGCGCGACCGAGCACGACGCGCGCCTTGCCGCCGCCGCGACGATGCGGCACGTGGGGCGTGCGCGGCTTTTGGTGCGCTCGGACCAGGTGCAGAAGCGCCGCTCCATGGCGATCAACCTGGCAGAGCTGGTGTTCCACGGTGCGCAGGCGTTCCAGGCCGTCGGCGGGCTGGTCAAAGCGGCGGAAACCGAGGCGGTGGAGGCCCACAAGGCCGAGGACGAAGCCGAGCGCGCGAAGCTGGAAAACGCGCTCGGCATGGGCGCGAAAGGCAAGGGGGCGGGCAGGGCGTTGGGTGGCGTTGCGTCGTCGATAAAAGCGCTCGAAGAGGAGCAGAAGAAACGCGGCACCCGCCGCAAACGCGACATGTTCGACCTGGTCCTGGTGGACCTGGCGGGGGTGTACCGCGACGCCATGATCATCCAGTCCGGTGCCGGTCTTGCCCTGATCCACCCGGACTACGAGGGCCTGGCGCGAGAGATCGCGGAGCGCACCACCCCAGAAGACCTGGTGGAGTGCCAGGAGGCCATCGCGCAATGCCGCGAGCGGCTGGCGCAGCAGGTGCAGCCGGCGGTGGCGTTTGGTGGGATGCTCGGCCGGATCCGGCTCGCCTGCAAGGTGTCCTGA
- a CDS encoding DedA family protein: MVDSLIDFLHTLMAMPVFYPLVTVLIVADALAPVVPSETVLNLAGAFSASRGVPSVWGVIVAAIIGGIIGDNICFALGGKLISRVEALDPESKAGQAIRWVRRNMNRGAGATIIVARFIPWARWVATIVLGSVRYNWFKFVFFDTIGVILWAFLSVGVGYLGGRILQDYPLLAMLLGVVLGSSVGYLIQKGQNKLAEWRDVRQGVSNV; this comes from the coding sequence GTGGTCGATTCCCTCATCGATTTCCTGCATACGCTCATGGCGATGCCGGTGTTTTACCCGCTGGTGACGGTACTTATTGTCGCTGATGCGCTGGCGCCTGTGGTGCCGTCGGAGACGGTGCTGAACTTGGCGGGCGCGTTTTCCGCCTCCCGCGGGGTGCCGAGCGTGTGGGGCGTGATCGTTGCGGCGATCATCGGCGGGATCATCGGCGACAACATCTGCTTCGCGCTCGGCGGAAAGCTCATCAGCCGGGTGGAGGCGCTGGACCCGGAGTCGAAAGCGGGCCAGGCGATCCGCTGGGTGCGCCGGAACATGAACCGCGGCGCGGGCGCGACGATTATCGTCGCGCGTTTCATCCCCTGGGCGCGCTGGGTGGCAACGATTGTGCTGGGGTCGGTGCGCTACAACTGGTTCAAGTTCGTCTTCTTCGACACCATTGGTGTAATTCTGTGGGCGTTTTTGAGCGTCGGCGTCGGCTACCTGGGCGGGCGCATCTTGCAGGACTACCCGCTGTTGGCGATGCTTCTGGGCGTGGTGCTCGGCTCGTCTGTCGGCTACCTGATCCAAAAGGGCCAGAACAAGC
- a CDS encoding S-(hydroxymethyl)mycothiol dehydrogenase gives MTQTVQGVIARSKGAPVEVVDIVIPEPGPNDVVVKVQATGVCHTDLAYRDGDIEDAYPFLLGHETAGIVDQVGEDVTHVQEGDFVVLNWRAVCGECRACRKGDTKNCFNTHNASQSMTLDDGTPLTPALGIGSFAEKTLVHEKQCTKVDPDADPAAAGLLGCGIMAGLGAAVNTGDVQRGESVVVFGLGGVGLAAVAGAALAGATTVVAVDVDKRKCDAASKFGATDAICAKDMSEDEVIEAVRKLTGGFGADVAIDAVGIQPTWRQAFYSRDFAGRMVMVGVPNQTDHVDIPAIDLYARGGSIKPAWYGDCLPERDFPAYVQLYKQGRFPLGEFVSERIGVGDIEESFEKMKHGDVLRSVVEF, from the coding sequence ATGACACAGACTGTTCAAGGAGTAATCGCCCGTTCCAAGGGCGCCCCGGTCGAGGTCGTGGACATTGTGATCCCGGAACCCGGCCCCAACGATGTGGTGGTCAAGGTCCAGGCCACCGGCGTGTGCCACACGGACCTGGCCTACCGCGACGGCGACATCGAGGACGCCTACCCGTTCCTCCTCGGCCACGAAACTGCCGGCATTGTGGACCAGGTCGGCGAGGACGTCACCCACGTGCAGGAAGGCGACTTCGTGGTGCTGAACTGGCGCGCGGTGTGCGGCGAGTGCCGCGCCTGCCGCAAGGGCGACACGAAGAACTGCTTCAACACCCACAACGCCTCGCAAAGCATGACGCTTGACGACGGCACTCCGCTCACCCCCGCACTCGGCATCGGCTCCTTCGCGGAGAAGACCCTCGTGCACGAAAAACAGTGCACGAAGGTCGACCCGGACGCCGACCCGGCGGCGGCGGGCCTGCTCGGCTGCGGCATCATGGCCGGCCTGGGCGCCGCGGTGAACACCGGTGACGTGCAGCGCGGCGAGTCCGTGGTCGTGTTCGGCCTCGGCGGGGTCGGCTTGGCGGCTGTCGCCGGTGCCGCGTTGGCGGGGGCGACAACGGTGGTGGCTGTAGACGTCGATAAGCGAAAGTGCGACGCTGCATCCAAGTTCGGCGCCACCGACGCCATTTGCGCCAAGGACATGAGCGAGGACGAGGTGATCGAGGCCGTGCGCAAACTCACCGGCGGCTTCGGCGCCGACGTCGCCATCGACGCCGTGGGCATCCAGCCCACCTGGCGCCAGGCGTTCTACTCGCGCGACTTCGCCGGCCGCATGGTCATGGTCGGCGTGCCCAACCAGACCGACCACGTGGACATCCCCGCGATCGATCTCTACGCACGCGGCGGCTCCATCAAGCCGGCCTGGTACGGCGACTGCCTGCCGGAGCGCGACTTCCCCGCGTACGTCCAACTGTACAAGCAGGGCCGTTTCCCGCTGGGCGAATTCGTCTCCGAGCGCATCGGCGTCGGTGACATCGAGGAATCCTTTGAAAAAATGAAGCACGGAGACGTGCTGCGAAGCGTGGTGGAGTTCTAA
- a CDS encoding HNH endonuclease signature motif containing protein → MNFTDFVTAGVSVLADFDRDIAMAAGLSTGRVRDLARVHHTYFGPTQFTRKQRDALAAAEGLPVDQLVHIEKKLLAVEGAAERWRIRLDLVRHRGSYRALTKRIKRLIKQPVKPAPPSCRFSRSKAGMRTMILTYNERDLADLEHLLRKLIDADDPAAAQMAHTLIGILRDGKGVPKANFRPIILVPIADWARIQSGHADEVTLICTDGTTMTGAEYMEHEFGDILEVAAFHPQEGPVNLYHAKRCANPKQKTMSKLLCPACAFPDCKHSAETTQTHHINAWRYGGMTNMDNLAELCPFHNGVNADNKNGPFGYIDNPNARIHWVAPNGTQVPMTTPGAMELLFD, encoded by the coding sequence ATGAACTTCACCGACTTTGTCACCGCAGGCGTAAGTGTCCTCGCCGACTTCGACCGCGACATAGCTATGGCCGCCGGCCTGTCCACCGGGCGGGTGCGCGATTTGGCGCGGGTGCACCACACCTACTTTGGGCCGACCCAATTCACCCGCAAACAACGCGACGCTTTAGCCGCCGCCGAGGGCTTACCGGTCGACCAGCTCGTGCACATCGAGAAAAAGCTGCTCGCCGTCGAAGGGGCCGCGGAACGCTGGCGCATCCGGTTGGATTTGGTGCGCCACCGCGGCTCGTATCGGGCCTTAACCAAGCGCATCAAGCGGCTGATCAAACAGCCCGTTAAACCAGCCCCACCCTCGTGCAGGTTTTCCCGCTCGAAGGCGGGCATGCGCACCATGATCCTGACCTACAACGAGCGCGATCTGGCCGATCTTGAGCACCTGCTGCGTAAACTCATCGACGCCGACGACCCGGCGGCCGCCCAAATGGCCCACACGCTTATCGGGATCCTGCGCGACGGCAAAGGAGTGCCGAAGGCGAACTTCCGGCCGATCATCCTGGTGCCGATCGCCGACTGGGCCCGCATCCAATCCGGCCACGCAGACGAAGTCACCCTGATCTGCACCGACGGCACCACCATGACAGGGGCCGAATACATGGAGCACGAATTCGGCGACATCCTCGAAGTCGCCGCGTTCCACCCCCAAGAAGGCCCCGTCAACCTCTACCACGCAAAGCGCTGCGCCAACCCCAAACAAAAGACCATGTCGAAACTGCTCTGCCCGGCCTGTGCGTTTCCCGACTGCAAACACTCCGCCGAAACCACCCAAACACACCACATCAACGCATGGCGCTACGGCGGGATGACCAACATGGACAACCTCGCCGAACTCTGCCCCTTCCACAACGGGGTCAACGCCGACAACAAAAACGGCCCGTTCGGCTACATCGACAACCCCAACGCGCGGATCCACTGGGTCGCCCCCAACGGCACACAAGTCCCCATGACCACCCCAGGCGCGATGGAGCTGCTCTTCGACTAA